Sequence from the Sphingobium indicum B90A genome:
GCCGCTGCCCGACGCGGTGACGCAGGACAACAAGGGCGCGGTGCGGGCGCCGCCGCCGGAGGCTTTTCCGACCGATCAGGTGCCGATCCCCGACCGCTGGCGGTTGATCGAGAGTCTGGGCGTGGTGAAGGAGCGCTGGTTCGATCCCTATCACCAGAACACGCTGAAGGGCGACCGGCCCATCGACCGGGAAAAGGCGAAGTGGCTGCCGATCAGGGGCGACGACTGGTTCTTCGTCGCCAATGCGGTGAGCGACACCGTGCTGGAGCCGCGCACCTTTCCGATCCCGGTCGGCGTGCAGACGACCGAGCGGCCCGGCAGTCTGGACGTGTTCGGCAAGGACGCCAGCGTCGTGTTCAGCCAGACCTTCATCGGCGGCGTGGCGCTGATCAAGGGGGCGACCGCCTTCAAGCCGCCGGAGATCGAATATCGGCTGACGCTGGCGCTCAACGTCAATCATGTGAACGTGCCCGAACGGCGCGTGCTGTTCGTGCAGCCTTCCAGGCCGTCGCATCGCACCGACCATTTTCTGGGGGTGCAGGAAGCCTTTGTCGATTATCATCTGGCCAATACGTCGGATCGTTATGATTTCCGGTCGGTGCGCGTGGGTATTCAGCCGTTCCAGTCGGATTTTCGCGGCTTCCTGTTCAATGACCAGCAGTTGGGAATCCGGCTGTTCGGCAATCGCGACAATAATCGGTTCCAGTTCAATCTGGCGGCCTTCTGGCGGCTGGAGAAGGATACGAATAGCGGGCTGAATTCCGTCGTGCAGTCGCCGCGCCGGGACTGGATATTCCTCGCCAATCTCTATCGTCAGGACTTTCTGCTCCCCGGCCTCACCAGCCAGATCACCGCCGTCTTCAACATGAACCGCGAGAAGCGGGACATCGAGATCGACGATAACGGCTTTCCGGTGCGTCCGGCGCTGCTCGGCGACCTGCGCGGACGGGAATATGATGTGGTCTATCTCGGCTATAATGCCGACGGGCGGATAGGGCGGCTGAACCTGACGGGGTCGATCTACGGCGCGTTGGGGGAGGATCGGGACAGTTTCTTCACCTCGCGGCCCGCACAGATCAGGGCCTTCTTCGCCGCGGCCGAGGCGAGCGTCGACAAGGACTGGATGCGGTTCCGCCTCTCTGGCCTCTACGCCAGCGGCGACGGCGACCCTTATGACAATCGCGAAAACGGCTTCGATGCGATCTTCGAGAACCCGGTCTTTGCCGGCGCCGACACCAGCTATTGGATCAGGCAATCCATTCCCTTTGCGGGCGGCGGGCGCGTGATCGCGATCAATGGGCGCAACGGCATCCTGAACTCGCTGCGGTCGTCGAAGGAGCAGGGGCAGTCGAACTTCAACAATCCGGGCACGATGCTGCTGGGGGCGGGGGCGGATTTCGATTTGATGCCGGAACTGCGGGTTTCGGCCAACGCCAATCATCTCTGGTTTCAGAATACGGCCACGCTTCAGGCGCTGCGCAATGAGGGCAGCATTCCCAAGGCCATCGGCTGGGATTTGTCGACTGCGGCGATCTGGCGGCCGCATGCGACGCAGAATATCGTCTTCCGCCTGTCGGGGGCGACTTTGCTGCCGGGGGCGGGATTTCGAGACCTCTTCACCAATAGTGAGCGTAACCGGAACTATTATTCGGTGCTTGCCAATTTGATCTTGAGTTACTGATGCGTTGGCCTTTTTCCCCTCTGTCATTCCCGCGAAGGCGGGAATCCATCTCCGGCGCTGGGTCCAGACGACGGGGTGAGAGATGGATTCCCGCCTTCGCGGGAATGACGGTGATGGCGGTGCTCGCGGCGTTGCTGCTTCCCGGGGCCATTCTCCACGCTTCCGACGCGGAAAAGCCGGTCGAGCGCCACTATGCCCCCGCGCCGCCAGCGCCGATGAGCCAGACCGCCGAACAGGTCGCGGCGAAATCGGACGGCTGCTATAGCTGCCACAGCAAGACCGACGAGCCGTCCATGCACGCGACCCCGGCGGTGATGCTGGGCTGCACCGACTGTCATGGCGGCAATGCGGCGGTGCGGGGCGATCCCGCATTGGGCTTCGAAGACCCCGCCTATGTCGCGGCGCGGGAGAGGGCGCATGTGCTGCCGCGCTATCCCAAAAGCTGGCACTATCCCTCCTCCGCCAATCCGCAGCGGACTTACACGTTGCTGAACCGGGAGGCGCCGGAGTTTGTGCGCTTCGTCAACCCCAGCGACTATCGGGTGGCGCGGGACGCCTGCGGGTCATGCCATATGCAGGTCATCGAGGCCGCGGAGCGTTCGCTGATGGCGTCGGGCGCGATGCTGTGGGGCGGGGCGGCCTATAATAATGGGATCGTGCCGTTCAAGAACTACATCTTCGGCGAGGCCTATACCAGGGACGGGAAGCCCGCGAAGATCGTCTCGCCCGGCAGCCCGCCCGGCACGCTGACCGCCGACCAGAAGGCGCGGGGGGCGCTGGCGGAACTTTATCCATTGCCGACATGGCAGGTGATCCCGCCCGGCGACGTCTTCCGCGTGTTCGAGCGGGGCGGGCGCAATATCGGCACGCAATTTCCCGAAATCGGCCTGCCCAATCCCACCGGATCGATCCAGCGGCTGGAGGAGCCGGGGCGGCCCGACCTCAAGCAGTCCAATCGCGGCCCTGGAACGGGTCTGCGCGTCGCGATCCCGGCGCTCAACATCCACAAGACCCGCCTCAACGATCCCTATATGTGGTTCATGGGGACGAACGACCAGCCGGGCGATTATCGCCATTCGGGCTGTTCGGGCTGCCATGTCGTCTACGCCAACGACCGCGAGCCGCGCCACAGCCTGATCTACGCCCAATATGGCCGGGACGGGCAGACCGCCACGGTCGATCCCACCATCGCGGCCAAGACGAGCCATGGCGGGTTGAAAGGCCCGCATGGCGAGACCGTCAAGCCGGATCATCCGGCCAGCCCCGAACACCCTGTCGGCGCCGTCAAGGAAAGCGGCCATCCGATCCGCCACGCCTTCACCCGCGCCATCCCGACTGCCCAGTGCATGAACTGCCACATGCACCAGCCCAATATCTTCCTGAACAGCTATCTGGGCTATACGATGTGGGACTATGAGTCCGACGCGCCGCTGATGTGGCCGGAGAAGCAGAAATATCCGACCGCCGCGCAAGTGCATGAGACGCTGGAGCGCAATCCGGAAGGGGCTTCCCCACGCGGCAAATGGGCGGACCTGGAATTTCTGCGCAACGTCTACGACCTGAACGACAAGGCGAAGGATACGCAGTTCGCGGACTATCACGGCCATGGCTGGAATTTCCGGGGCGTGTTCAAGCGCGACCGGGAGGGCAATCTGCTCGACGCGGACGGCAAGATCGTGTCGCCCGACGATCCGGAAAAATGGCGCAGGAAGGGGGAGGGGAAGTTCGTTCCCGTCGGCACCAATCCAGGCAAGTCCGTGCATCTGATGGACATTCATGCCGAAAAGGGGCTGCAATGCGCGGACTGCCATTTCGCGCAGGACAGCCATGGCAACGGCTTCATCTATGGCGAAGTGGCGAACGCCATCGAGATCGGGTGCAAGGACTGCCATGGCACGGCGGACGCCTATCCGACGCTGCTGACATCCGGCCCCGCAGCGCCGCCCAAGGGCACGAACCTCGCCCTGCTGCGCAATCCGGACGGCAAGCGGCGCTTCGAATGGTATTATGACGCCAGCGGACGGCAGCGGCTGATCCAGCGGTCCATCGTCGATCCCAAGCTGGAATGGGAAGTGTCGCTGGTGAAGGATAGCGTCGATCCGGCCAACCCGCATTTCAACGCCAAGGCGGCGCGGGCCAAGCTGATGAGCCGGTCGGGCGCGGAGGATGGCAGCTTCGCCTTCGGTCCCGGCGTGGCGAAGGCGGACCGGGCGCATGGCGACGACACTATGGCCTGCTTCACCTGCCACCTGAGCTGGACGACCAGTTGCGGCGGTTGCCATCTGCCCATCGAGGCGAACTGGAAGACGTCGCTCCACCATTATGACGGGGAGGAGACGCGCAACTTCGCGACATACAATCCGCAGGTGGCGCGGGACGAGATGTTCCAGCTTGGCAAGCATATGACGACCAAGGGCAATGAAACCGCGCCGGTGCGGTCGACTTCGGCGCTGGTCCTGTCGTCCACCAACATCAATCGCGAGCGCATCTATATTCAGCAGCCGCCTGTGTCCGGCATCGGCTTTTCCTCGCAAGCCTTCGCGCCGCATTTCCCGCATACGGTGCGGCGGACCGAGACGAAGACTTGCTCCGACTGCCATTTGTCGGCGAAGGACGACAATAATGCGATCATGTCGCAACTGCTGCTGCTCGGCACCAATTTCGTGAACTTCGTGGGGCTGAATGCCTGGACGGGCCTGGAGGGCGGGTTTGAGGCGATCCGCGTCACCGAATGGGACGAGCCCCAGGCGGTGATCGGCAGCTATCTCCAGAAATATGCCTATCCCGACTATTGGAAGCTGCATGTCGAGCAGAACAAGCGGGAACTCAAGGATTGGGTGCGCGGCAAATATTTTGACGGGAAGGCTTCGGGCGAGACCCAGGCCGTGGAGGAATTCCGCAATGTCGTGAAGGGCACGGCGGGGCGCGTCGGATGCCTGCAACTGCGCGGCGAATATATGTATGTGGCCGAAGGAAAGGGCGGTTTCCGCGTCTATGACGTGGCGTCCATCGCCAACAAGGGCTTTTCCGAGCCGATCGTGAGCGGGCCTTTCTCGAAGCTTGGCCATGATGCGGGTATTCGCACGAAGAACGCGACCTGCATGGCGCTGCCGACCAACCAGCCGATCAATCCGCTGCGCAACACCAAGGAGTTGCGCGAGATCAATCAGGAGCAGGCGTTCCTGCCGATCTACAGCTATGCGGCGGTGACGGACAGCGTCGAGGGGCTGATCATGGTCAATATCGAGACCATGGCCGACGGCGAGTTCCGCAACAATTTCCTGAAGCGAGCCGTGACCTGGAACCCCAATGGCGTGCTGAACGGCGCGCGGCATATCCAGTTGGCGGGGCCGATCGCCTATATCACGGCGGATGTCGGGCTGGTGGTGGTGGACCTCAGCGATCCGCTCCACCCCCGTCTCGCCGCCGTCCGCCCGATGAAGGATGCGCGGGCGAGCGCAATCCAGTTCCGTTATCTGTGGGTGACGGATGCGGAAGGATTGAAGCTCTTTGACGTGACGAAGCTCACCGATCCGGTGGCGGTGCCGTCCGCGACCGTGCCTCTGGCCGATGCGCGCCGCATCTATCTGGCGCGCACCTATGCCTATGTCGCGGCCAAATCCGACGGGCTGGCGATTATCGACATCACCAATCCGCTGCGGCCGGCCGCCTATGCGAAAGAAACGTTCGGCGGGCAGATGACCGATGTCGAGGACGTGATCGTGGGCACGACCAATGCGTCCCTCTTCGCCTATGTCGCGGACGGCCGCAACGGCCTCAAGGTGATCCAGCTCACCAGCCCGGCGAGCCAGCCCAATTTCTACGGCTTCTCCCCCGCGCCCAAGCCGGAACTGATCGCCTGGGCGCGGACGCCCTCGCCTGCACTGGCGCTGTCCAAGGGGCTGGACCGCGACCGGGCGGTGGATGAGACCGGCGGGCAGATCGCGGTGTTCGGACGATTGGGGTCGCGCCCCTTCACCCGGTCGGAGATGGAGCGTCTGTTCCTGACCAGCAAGGGCATCCCCTACAAGGTCAGCGACGAGGCGGATATGAAGGGCTGGCGGCCGCCCCTGCTGCGATGAGCCGGGGTTCAGGCGCCCGGCACGCCCAATATCCGCGCCTCGTCCCTGATCCGTCCGGCCTGCGCCGGATTGGCGGCCCGCGCCTGCGCATAGGCCGCCGCCGCCTTGCCTGTCTCGCCCAGCGTCATGCGGCTGCGCATCAGCATGATCCAGCCGTCGACATTGCCCGGATCGGCCTTGAGCCGGGCCTCCAGACGGGCGACCATCCCCTCGACCATCGCATCCTGCTGCCCCTTGGGAAGCTGCGCCGCGGCCTGCATCTGCTCGCGGCTTGGGCCCGGTATCGCCGCCGCCGCCACGGACATGCCGACGCCCATGGGCGGATGCGGCGCGCTTGGCTTCACCGCCGCCAGCCGCCCAGCGACATCGATGCCGTTGATCTTTCCCACCTGCTCTATCGTCCGGCGCAGGTCGGCTTCCCACGGCGCGCCCGGCGGCGTGTCGCCCAGCAAGGCGAGCCAGTCGCGGATCGCGCCCTCATGATCCTTCGCCAGATCCTTGCGCACCGCCTGGAAATAACGGGCCCTCGGATCCTTGGGATCGATCGTAACTGCCCGATCGAAGGCGTCGGCCGCCTCCTTCGGCATGGGATCGTGCTCGCTCGCCATCACCGCCGCTTCGCCCAGCGACGACCAGAAGGTCGCGTTGCCGGGCGCGAGCTTCGTCGCATGGCGATAGGCGCGCACCGCATCGGCATGGCGGCCGCTCTCGAAATAGGCCCAGCCCAGCCTCTGCCAGCCCTCCGCATCATTGGGATTGGCCCCGACCCGGTCCTGCAGCGCGCGGATCTCCGCTTCCGGATCGGGCATCCCCCGGTTCGCCAGCGGCAAGGGCAGGGCGGCCGCTTTCGTTTCCTCAGGCGCCTGCGACACCCTGTAGCCGATCGATATGGCTGCTATGCCGACCGCGCCCATCAGGACCACGCGCCTCCAGCTCCAACCCATTATTCTTCCACTCCCCGGCTGTTCCCCGCGATCTTCTCTAGCGTGACGCTGCGGAAATGATAGAGTGCCGCCCGGGACAGGCATCCGGTAACAGCCGGAGCACAGGGGCATATTGGGGGACAATCATTGACTGACCGCGTGCGTATCGCGATCGTCGGATCGGGGCCGGCGGGGCTGAGTGCGGCCGCCCGCGCCGCTGCGCTGGGGCTTTCGCACCTGCTGATCGAGAAGACGGATCATCTGTCCGACACCATCTTCAAATATCAGAAAGGCAAGCATGTGATGGCGACGCCCAGCCAGCTCGTGCTGCGGTCGGACTGCGATTTCGAGGCGGGCAGGCGCGAATCGATCCTGGACCGCTGGAATGCGCAGGCGGCGGAACAGGGCGTCAATGTCGCCTATAATGCGGAGGTGAAGGCGATAGCCGGCACCGGCGATCCCATCCCCGGCAGCATCCAGAAGATCGTCGAGCGCAAGCGCGACGGCACGAGCGAAACGAAGGAAATCCAGCGCCTCGCGCCGCCCTATCGCCTGGCCCTGAGCGACGGGCGGGAGGTGATTGCCGACGCGGTGATCATGGCCATCGGCACGCAGGGCAATCCCAATCTGATGCGCGTGCCCGGCGCCGACCTGCCCCATGTCCAATATCAACTGGACGACCCGGCCGAATATAATGACGAGCATATCTTCGTCGTCGGCACGGGCGACGCGGGCATAGAAAACGCCCTGGGCCTCGCCGCCGACGAGGCCCAGGGCAATGTCGTCACCATCCTCAACCGATCGACCGAGTTCGCCAGCGCCAAGGCCGCGAACGTCAAGGCGCTGATGGCCGCCGCCGAAGCCGGCCGCCTGGCCATCATGACCGAAACCACCACGGCGAAGGTGGAGCCGGGTTTCGTCACGCTCGACAGCCGCGATGGCGAGGTGAAGCTGAAATGCGACCGCATCATCGCCCGCATGGGGTCCGCCCCGCCTCGCGCATTCGTGGAAAGCTGCGGCATCGAATTCACCAGCGGCGACCGCCTGGCCTTCCCGAAATTGTCGCCGGTGTTCGAAAGCACCGCGCCCGGCATCTTCGTGATCGGCGCGCTGGCGGGCTATCCGCTGATCAAGCATTGCATGAACCAGGGCTATGACGTCGTCGAATATATCAACGGCAATCGCGACCTGAAGCCGGCGGACGAACCCATCCTGGCCGCCAAATTCGCGGGATTGCCGGAGAAAAGGGGCGTTGCGGAATGGCTGGAGCACCTGCGCGCCAACGTCTCTATCCTGGAGGGGCTCTCACCGCTCCAGATGCGCGAATTCATGCTGGACAGCGAAGTGCGCGCCTATCGCAGGGGCGATGTGATCTTCGAGAAGTTCGATCCCGGCTCCTCGCTTTTCGGGATAGCGCGGGGACAGGCGCTGGTGGAGGTCGCCCCCGGCGTCGAGGTGCCCATCGAACAGGGTTCGATCTTCGGCGAGGTCGGCCTGATCTCCGGCCGCCGCCGCGGCGCGACGGTGCGGGCGGGCGCGGATTCGATCATGGTGGAGGTGTCGCGCACGGCCGCGCTCAAGCTCATGTCCTCCAACCCGCCGGCCAAGCGCGCCATCACCCGCATATCGACCGAACGGCAACTGCTCCAGATGTTCGGCGCCGGCCTGACCCCCGCCGACCTTGCCGACATTCTGGACACGGCGGAAATCCGGACGGTTAAGGCAGGCGAGGCGATCCTGACGGAGGGCGATCTCGGCAACGACATCTATGTGATCCGCGTCGGCTCCATGATCGTGGAGAAGAAGATCGGCGGTAAAAACGTCTTCCTCTCCTATCTTCCCGCCGGCAGCTATGTGGGCGAAATGGCGCTCATCGCCGGCGGCCCGCGCACCGCCACGGTCAAGGCGACGGTCAAGTCGGAGGTCATCAGGCTGAACGGCGACGCCTTCGCCCGCCTGATGGCCGCCAAGCCCGCCCTGCTGGAACGCGCCCGCCGCGACATGGCCGCCCGCCAGGACGTCAACGCCTTCATCGAAAGCCGCAAGGACAGCTTCTCCACCGTCGTCGACATGTATTCGGAAACGGCGAAATTCCTGGTCGACAACGGCATCGGCGAAGCGACCGACGTGCTGCTGATCGACGAGCATCTCTGCGTCGGTTGCGACAATTGCGAGAAGGCCTGCGCCGACAGCCATGACGGCCTCTCCCGCCTCGACCGGGAGGCGGGCCGGACCTACGCCCATCTCCACGTCCCCACCAGTTGCCGCCATTGCGAGCATCCCCACTGCATGGCCGACTGCCCGCCCAACGCCATCCATCGCGGCCCGGACGGAGAGGTCTTCATCGACGAGACCTGCATCGGCTGCGGCAATTGCCAGCGCAACTGCCCCTATGGCGTGATCCGCATGGACAGCGTGCCGCCCAAGAAGCCGGGCCTGCTCAGTTGGATGTTCTTCGGCGCCGGCCCCGGCCCCGGCGAACCGTCGAAGAAATGGCGTTACAAGAACGCGGAACC
This genomic interval carries:
- a CDS encoding LVIVD repeat-containing protein — its product is MTVMAVLAALLLPGAILHASDAEKPVERHYAPAPPAPMSQTAEQVAAKSDGCYSCHSKTDEPSMHATPAVMLGCTDCHGGNAAVRGDPALGFEDPAYVAARERAHVLPRYPKSWHYPSSANPQRTYTLLNREAPEFVRFVNPSDYRVARDACGSCHMQVIEAAERSLMASGAMLWGGAAYNNGIVPFKNYIFGEAYTRDGKPAKIVSPGSPPGTLTADQKARGALAELYPLPTWQVIPPGDVFRVFERGGRNIGTQFPEIGLPNPTGSIQRLEEPGRPDLKQSNRGPGTGLRVAIPALNIHKTRLNDPYMWFMGTNDQPGDYRHSGCSGCHVVYANDREPRHSLIYAQYGRDGQTATVDPTIAAKTSHGGLKGPHGETVKPDHPASPEHPVGAVKESGHPIRHAFTRAIPTAQCMNCHMHQPNIFLNSYLGYTMWDYESDAPLMWPEKQKYPTAAQVHETLERNPEGASPRGKWADLEFLRNVYDLNDKAKDTQFADYHGHGWNFRGVFKRDREGNLLDADGKIVSPDDPEKWRRKGEGKFVPVGTNPGKSVHLMDIHAEKGLQCADCHFAQDSHGNGFIYGEVANAIEIGCKDCHGTADAYPTLLTSGPAAPPKGTNLALLRNPDGKRRFEWYYDASGRQRLIQRSIVDPKLEWEVSLVKDSVDPANPHFNAKAARAKLMSRSGAEDGSFAFGPGVAKADRAHGDDTMACFTCHLSWTTSCGGCHLPIEANWKTSLHHYDGEETRNFATYNPQVARDEMFQLGKHMTTKGNETAPVRSTSALVLSSTNINRERIYIQQPPVSGIGFSSQAFAPHFPHTVRRTETKTCSDCHLSAKDDNNAIMSQLLLLGTNFVNFVGLNAWTGLEGGFEAIRVTEWDEPQAVIGSYLQKYAYPDYWKLHVEQNKRELKDWVRGKYFDGKASGETQAVEEFRNVVKGTAGRVGCLQLRGEYMYVAEGKGGFRVYDVASIANKGFSEPIVSGPFSKLGHDAGIRTKNATCMALPTNQPINPLRNTKELREINQEQAFLPIYSYAAVTDSVEGLIMVNIETMADGEFRNNFLKRAVTWNPNGVLNGARHIQLAGPIAYITADVGLVVVDLSDPLHPRLAAVRPMKDARASAIQFRYLWVTDAEGLKLFDVTKLTDPVAVPSATVPLADARRIYLARTYAYVAAKSDGLAIIDITNPLRPAAYAKETFGGQMTDVEDVIVGTTNASLFAYVADGRNGLKVIQLTSPASQPNFYGFSPAPKPELIAWARTPSPALALSKGLDRDRAVDETGGQIAVFGRLGSRPFTRSEMERLFLTSKGIPYKVSDEADMKGWRPPLLR
- a CDS encoding tetratricopeptide repeat protein, whose amino-acid sequence is MGAVGIAAISIGYRVSQAPEETKAAALPLPLANRGMPDPEAEIRALQDRVGANPNDAEGWQRLGWAYFESGRHADAVRAYRHATKLAPGNATFWSSLGEAAVMASEHDPMPKEAADAFDRAVTIDPKDPRARYFQAVRKDLAKDHEGAIRDWLALLGDTPPGAPWEADLRRTIEQVGKINGIDVAGRLAAVKPSAPHPPMGVGMSVAAAAIPGPSREQMQAAAQLPKGQQDAMVEGMVARLEARLKADPGNVDGWIMLMRSRMTLGETGKAAAAYAQARAANPAQAGRIRDEARILGVPGA
- a CDS encoding cyclic nucleotide-binding domain-containing protein; its protein translation is MRIAIVGSGPAGLSAAARAAALGLSHLLIEKTDHLSDTIFKYQKGKHVMATPSQLVLRSDCDFEAGRRESILDRWNAQAAEQGVNVAYNAEVKAIAGTGDPIPGSIQKIVERKRDGTSETKEIQRLAPPYRLALSDGREVIADAVIMAIGTQGNPNLMRVPGADLPHVQYQLDDPAEYNDEHIFVVGTGDAGIENALGLAADEAQGNVVTILNRSTEFASAKAANVKALMAAAEAGRLAIMTETTTAKVEPGFVTLDSRDGEVKLKCDRIIARMGSAPPRAFVESCGIEFTSGDRLAFPKLSPVFESTAPGIFVIGALAGYPLIKHCMNQGYDVVEYINGNRDLKPADEPILAAKFAGLPEKRGVAEWLEHLRANVSILEGLSPLQMREFMLDSEVRAYRRGDVIFEKFDPGSSLFGIARGQALVEVAPGVEVPIEQGSIFGEVGLISGRRRGATVRAGADSIMVEVSRTAALKLMSSNPPAKRAITRISTERQLLQMFGAGLTPADLADILDTAEIRTVKAGEAILTEGDLGNDIYVIRVGSMIVEKKIGGKNVFLSYLPAGSYVGEMALIAGGPRTATVKATVKSEVIRLNGDAFARLMAAKPALLERARRDMAARQDVNAFIESRKDSFSTVVDMYSETAKFLVDNGIGEATDVLLIDEHLCVGCDNCEKACADSHDGLSRLDREAGRTYAHLHVPTSCRHCEHPHCMADCPPNAIHRGPDGEVFIDETCIGCGNCQRNCPYGVIRMDSVPPKKPGLLSWMFFGAGPGPGEPSKKWRYKNAEPGVEKPKKAIKCDMCSGIDGGPACVRACPTGAAIRVAPEDFLTVARLGGEAR